In Planctomycetia bacterium, one DNA window encodes the following:
- a CDS encoding PEP-CTERM sorting domain-containing protein has translation MKKLIAAMVLAIAAMPASASMIYQDSFDDVFTGAGGGILDILSLEVNNDATNISFKFTLAGDVDLTDWGKYMVILDTVPGGDPVGNGWVRPISMTSGADYWIGSWVDSGNGAELYNYSGSWSLTEATYNSPPNNDISISKSGNTVTITTLLSNMGLSAGDIVFLDAFTSGGGSGDGAIDSLGNPNQQVGDWGQPSNAHPVTYQVKVPEPSTMALIGLGALALIRRRR, from the coding sequence ATGAAGAAACTGATTGCGGCAATGGTTCTTGCGATCGCGGCGATGCCGGCTTCGGCGTCGATGATTTACCAGGATTCATTCGATGACGTCTTCACCGGTGCCGGCGGCGGCATCCTGGACATCCTTAGCTTGGAAGTGAACAACGACGCCACGAACATCTCGTTCAAGTTCACGCTGGCGGGCGATGTCGATCTCACCGACTGGGGCAAATACATGGTCATCCTCGACACCGTTCCCGGTGGCGACCCGGTCGGCAACGGCTGGGTGCGACCGATCAGCATGACCAGCGGCGCCGATTACTGGATCGGCTCGTGGGTTGACAGCGGCAACGGCGCCGAGCTGTACAACTACAGCGGTTCCTGGTCGCTGACCGAAGCGACGTACAACTCCCCGCCGAACAATGACATCTCAATCAGCAAGTCCGGCAACACCGTCACCATCACGACGCTGCTGTCGAACATGGGTCTGTCAGCCGGCGACATCGTCTTCCTTGATGCCTTCACCAGCGGCGGCGGCAGCGGCGACGGCGCGATTGATTCGCTCGGGAATCCCAACCAGCAGGTCGGCGACTGGGGGCAGCCGTCGAACGCCCACCCGGTGACGTACCAAGTCAAGGTTCCGGAACCAAGCACCATGGCCCTGATCGGCTTGGGCGCGCTGGCTCTGATTCGACGCCGACGCTGA
- a CDS encoding tetratricopeptide repeat protein → MSPRESNAATIESTPRITRRKRRLFIFLALGLVAALFGAVEGVTRLCGYGGYPALMKTIGPVSGGTLVVTDPAGAASYFFANKGRAGSMFENALLMPKPAGTVRIFLCGESAMKGFPQPMALSAGAFLQAMLGDCLPGRTVEVVNLATTAVASFPVMAMLEDAIDYQPDLVIVYCGNNEFYGAYGVASLHSAGRSTAAMRVQRAFRATGVAQVIEAWTAPSQESNQTLMEHVMARSVIPVEDPVRQDAARNLRAHLGGMIRLCKARGVPILVCTLASNERDLAPLGEDDATSLSPEAAEKLAAKLVAMRSTGTAPEAVAAAMRDVLNTHPTSALAHYLLGRALHSMKQYDQAAAEFRRALDLDTMPWRPPRAVQQSILDAAKEGGAALCDVRAAFAAASPGGAIGDELMDDHVHPSLAGQVLMARTWLASISDLGGSIAPPRERMAALPNDEAYRRRLGENVYERYGAAHTVRVLCDIPFYRESNPQAYQRFDGICRALEGTMSPEVLDVARQWQTPAPHRGGIQRPISGMVGRVMLKERNYQEADRLMNVAARSVPPYSSLNVEYVYFMLAARERLKAQLDDADRATALAAIERGQALARFAPLADLQIHRWIGRLYQLRAEQAKAIPHLEAAMPALSGTDLLALDQALVFAYLQTGQSQKASELVKQRLAGGGPFGEAYRRMLQPSATAP, encoded by the coding sequence ATGTCTCCACGCGAATCCAACGCCGCGACCATCGAATCGACGCCGCGCATCACGCGCCGAAAGCGCCGACTCTTCATCTTCCTCGCCCTGGGACTGGTCGCCGCGCTGTTCGGCGCGGTCGAAGGCGTCACGCGGCTCTGCGGCTACGGCGGCTATCCCGCGTTGATGAAGACGATCGGGCCGGTCAGCGGCGGCACGCTCGTTGTGACCGATCCAGCCGGAGCGGCCTCGTACTTCTTCGCCAACAAGGGCCGCGCAGGCTCGATGTTTGAAAACGCCCTGCTCATGCCGAAGCCGGCCGGCACGGTGCGCATCTTCCTGTGCGGCGAGTCAGCGATGAAAGGGTTCCCGCAGCCCATGGCGCTTAGCGCCGGGGCCTTCCTGCAAGCCATGCTGGGCGACTGCTTGCCGGGCCGAACGGTCGAGGTCGTCAATCTCGCGACGACCGCGGTGGCGAGCTTCCCCGTGATGGCGATGCTGGAAGACGCAATCGACTACCAGCCCGATCTGGTGATCGTCTATTGCGGGAACAACGAGTTTTATGGCGCGTACGGCGTGGCGTCGCTGCATTCGGCGGGTCGATCCACCGCAGCCATGCGCGTGCAGCGCGCGTTTCGCGCAACAGGCGTGGCACAGGTCATCGAAGCCTGGACCGCGCCGTCGCAAGAATCCAACCAGACGCTGATGGAACACGTCATGGCGCGCTCCGTCATCCCCGTTGAGGATCCCGTCCGGCAGGACGCGGCGCGAAATCTTCGCGCGCACCTCGGCGGCATGATCCGACTCTGCAAGGCACGCGGCGTGCCGATTCTCGTCTGCACGCTCGCATCCAACGAGCGCGATCTCGCGCCGCTCGGCGAGGACGACGCGACCAGCCTGTCACCCGAGGCCGCCGAAAAACTGGCGGCGAAACTGGTCGCCATGCGATCGACGGGAACCGCACCCGAGGCAGTCGCCGCCGCAATGCGCGACGTGTTGAACACCCATCCGACCAGCGCGCTGGCGCATTACCTGCTCGGTCGCGCGCTGCACAGCATGAAACAGTACGACCAGGCCGCAGCGGAGTTCAGGCGAGCGCTGGATCTCGATACGATGCCGTGGCGTCCGCCCCGCGCCGTGCAACAGTCGATTCTCGACGCCGCGAAGGAGGGAGGCGCAGCGCTTTGCGACGTGCGCGCCGCGTTCGCCGCGGCCAGCCCCGGCGGCGCCATCGGCGACGAACTGATGGATGACCACGTCCACCCGTCGCTGGCGGGGCAGGTGCTGATGGCGCGGACGTGGCTGGCGTCCATCAGCGATCTGGGCGGATCGATCGCGCCGCCGCGTGAGCGCATGGCGGCGCTGCCGAATGACGAGGCGTATCGCCGTCGCCTCGGCGAGAACGTGTACGAACGATACGGCGCGGCCCATACCGTGCGCGTGTTGTGCGATATTCCGTTTTATCGCGAATCGAATCCGCAGGCCTACCAGCGGTTTGACGGTATTTGTCGAGCGCTGGAGGGTACGATGTCGCCCGAGGTGCTCGACGTCGCCCGGCAGTGGCAGACCCCCGCGCCGCACCGCGGCGGCATTCAGCGGCCGATCAGCGGCATGGTCGGTCGCGTCATGCTGAAGGAGCGGAACTACCAGGAGGCCGATCGCCTGATGAACGTGGCGGCGCGGAGCGTGCCGCCGTACTCGTCGCTGAATGTGGAATATGTCTATTTCATGCTGGCCGCGCGGGAGCGATTGAAAGCGCAACTGGACGACGCCGATCGGGCGACCGCGCTGGCGGCCATCGAGCGGGGGCAGGCGCTGGCCCGTTTCGCGCCGCTGGCCGACTTGCAGATTCATCGCTGGATCGGCCGGTTGTATCAGCTTCGCGCCGAGCAGGCAAAGGCGATTCCGCATCTTGAGGCGGCGATGCCGGCGTTGAGCGGGACCGATCTTCTGGCGCTGGATCAGGCACTGGTCTTTGCGTACCTCCAGACCGGCCAATCGCAGAAGGCGAGCGAGCTGGTCAAGCAGCGGCTCGCGGGCGGCGGGCCGTTCGGGGAAGCGTATCGGCGCATGCTGCAACCGAGCGCAACCGCGCCGTGA